DNA from Ovis aries strain OAR_USU_Benz2616 breed Rambouillet chromosome 15, ARS-UI_Ramb_v3.0, whole genome shotgun sequence:
ATGATCACTTTTACAGGCTGTTTTTCACAGatgtatttcattcttctttttggtGGGACTgaatgttttcttctgggagCAATGGCTTATGACCGATTTGCTGCAATCTGCCATCCTCTGAGCTATGCATTGATTATGAACAGAAGGGTTTTCATGAAATTAATTATATTCTCATGGGTCTCAGGGATCATAGTGGCTACTGTGCAGACCACATGGGTGTTTAGTTTTCCCTTTTGTGGCAACAATGAAATTAATCATCTTTCATGTGAGACTCCCCCAGTGTTAGAGCTTGCATGTGCAGACACCTTTTTGTTTGAGATCTACGCATTCACTGGCACCATTTTGATTGTTATGGTCCCTTTCGTGTTGATACTCTTGTCCTACATTCGAATTCTCTTTGCCATCCTGAAGATGCCATCAACCACTGGGAGGCAAAAGGCCTTTTCCACCTGTGCCTCCCATCTCACATCTGTTACCCTCTTCTATGGCACAGCCAGTATGACTTACTTACAACCCAAATCTGGCTACTCCCCAGAAACCAAGAAGCTGATGTCCTTGGCTTACTCTCTTCTTACACCTCTGCTGAATCCACTGATCTATAGCTTGCGCAACAGTGAGATGAAAAGTGCTTTGATGAAATTATGGCAAAGAAAAGTGGatttacatacattttttaattaacgtttttattttgagataattatagacTTACCTGTAGTTACAAAAAATAACAGAGATCTCTAATGTTCAGTTTAGaaggttctttatatattaaaaatactagCTCTTTGTTGGatatatagtttgcaaatattttctctccagTCTgtaacttgtttttgtttttaaattaattaatttattttaattggatgctaattactttacaatattgtagtgggttttgccatacattgacatgaatcagccatgggtatacatgtgttccccatcctgaaccctcctcccacatccctccccatcccttccctcatggtcgtcccggtgcaccagccctgagcaccctatctcatgcatcgaacctggactggcgatctatttcataTAAGATAATATAGATGGATTTACATACATTTTGACTGTGCTGAGAAGCCATGTGATATTGGTCACTGCTACTATACTCTATTTAAATGTAATAATGGTGAAaatagtttgcatttcttttatttatttattaaattttaaaatctttaattcttacatgcattccgaaacatgaacccccctcccacctccctccccataacatctctctgggtcatccccatgcaccagccccaagcatgctgtatcctgcgtcagacatagactggcaattcgattcttacatgatagtatacatgttagaatgccattctcccaaatcatcccaccctctccctctccctctgagtccaaaagtccgttatacacatctgtgtcttttttgctgtcttgcatacagggtcgtcattgccatctttctaaattccatatatatgtgttagtatactgtattggtgtttttctttaaaagcttctgcacaacaaaggaaaatataagcaaggtgaaaagacagccttctgaatgggagaaaataatagcaaatgaagcaactgacaaacaactaatctcaaaaatatacaagcaacttatgcagctcaattccagaaaaataaacgacccaatcaaaaaatgggccaaagaactaaatagacatttctccaaagaagacatacggatggctaacaaacacatgaaaagatgctcaacatcactcattattagagaaatgcaaatcaaaaccacaatgaggtaccacttcacaccagtcagaatggctgcgatccaaaaatctgcaagcaataaatgctggagagggtgtggagaaaagggaaccctcctagtTTGCATTTCttgatatgaatatatttaaagttctcCAAGTCTGAAAATATAGCAGGGATCCCTCTCTTTTGACAATGTGCTATTGTCCTTATTTTTCATAGATACATAATTTTTGATGACATTTAATGTAATTGTTCATCTGttactgtatcagttcagttcagttgctcagtcgtgtccaactctttgagaccccatggactgcacaaagcaggcctccctgtccatcaccaactcctggagtttattcaaactcatgtccattgagtgggtgatgccatccaaccatctcatcctctgttgtccccttctcttcctgccttcaatctttccccagaatcagggtcttttcaaatgagtcagttctttgcatcagtagGCATCTGTTACTGTATATGAATATCCAAATCATAACTGTGCTATGGTCATTTAAACAAAGCTCAGATGAACACCTATTTGCATATGttcaggtatgctgctgctgctgctgctgctgcgtcgcttcagtcgtgtccgactctgtgcgattgATGTTTTATTTCTCTATGATACATTCCTCAAAGTGTGCCTGATGGGATGAAGATCATGTGCTTATAGATTTTAATAGCTATTATAgaattacttttcaaaatgattGTGGTTCTGTCAGGTAGACTTGAAGGCCCACTTTGCTGCAGTAATAAGGTAGAGCTTAATGAGATCAATAAATAGATGAGGTTTATATTTTTGGAGTGAAAGCTGTTTCATGAATGAGTAAACAAAGTGCAGCTGTTTGGGGGAGATAGACATGGCTCTCATTCATGGGCTGAAACAGGGTATAATTCAGAAGAGTATTTCTCTTGGTATTTTTCGAGATGCTCATCCAATGTTGGTGACCAGAGGACTCCATGGGAACTTTCCTGAAGTACTGCTTGATTGTACTGGTACCTTTTCACTTATAGGCATCTATTTTTAGAGATTTGTATCAAATTTGGTTTTGTAGGCCTATACTACCTCTAGACACTTTGTGTATAAACAATgggtgggttttttaaaaaaattgtgtgaaAGTAGTATGATTAACTAATTGGGCATATTTTCAATGATTCTTGAGTCACATCACTGTGTGGTCTTTCTCAGCATGAATTATATCCCAAATTACAATATTTGAAACATTTCATGCTTGCTTCATATTTGAATGTTTCtatcagtagtcatttatggatatgagagttggactgtgaagaaggctgagcactgaagaactgatgcttttgaactgtggtgttggagaagacttgagattcccttggactgcgaagagatccaaacagtccattctgaaggagatcagccctgggatttctttggaaggaatgatgctaaagctcaaactccagtactttggccacctcatgcaaagagttgactcattggaaaagactctgagggagggattgggggcaggaggagaagggtatgacagaggatgagatggctggatggcatcacggactcgatagacatgagtctgagtgaactccaggagttggtgatggacagggaggccaggcgtgctgcgactcatggggtcgcaaagagtcggacatgactgagcgactgaactgactgaactgaactgatcagtgaATAAAGAGGGACCATTTATTGAATCTACATCATATGAGCTCTTACagttcttaatttctgtttttggaATGATAATGAAAAggtaatatattattttcattcaaaGCTGTCACTCAAttgtgaaaaaaatgttttaattgctATTACCTCtattaaaatca
Protein-coding regions in this window:
- the LOC101109996 gene encoding olfactory receptor 10A3; its protein translation is MKRQNQSSVVEFILLGFSNFPELQRQLFQVFLVTYLVTLIGNAIIIVVISLEQSLHVPMYLFLLNLSVVEVGFSAVIMPEMLVVLSNEKTMITFTGCFSQMYFILLFGGTECFLLGAMAYDRFAAICHPLSYALIMNRRVFMKLIIFSWVSGIIVATVQTTWVFSFPFCGNNEINHLSCETPPVLELACADTFLFEIYAFTGTILIVMVPFVLILLSYIRILFAILKMPSTTGRQKAFSTCASHLTSVTLFYGTASMTYLQPKSGYSPETKKLMSLAYSLLTPLLNPLIYSLRNSEMKSALMKLWQRKVDLHTFFN